The genomic segment CAAAAGAATTCTAAATTGTGGCACATCCAGTTGGCtgtttcctccattttttttgaAAGGTGGCTATTCAAATATTAACCACtgatttctctctccccctctttttcttccccttatGTTTTCCAGGCAACATCTTTGTGGTCAGCCTCTCTGTGGCAGACATGCTGGTAGCCATCTATCCCTACCCTTTGATGCTGTATGCCATGTCAGTTGGGGGCTGGGATCTGAGTCAGCTCCAGTGCCAGATGGTCGGGTTGGTCACAGGACTGAGTGTAGTCGGTTCCATCTTCAACATTACTGCCATTGCCATCAACCGTTACTGCTACATCTGCCACAGCCTCCAATACAAGCGGATCTTCAGCCTGCGCAACACTTGCATCTATCTGGTCGTTACCTGGGTCAtgacagtcctggctgtcctgcctAACATGTACATTGGCACCATTGAGTATGACCCTCGCACCTACACCTGCATCTTCAACTATGCGAACAATCCTGCTTTTACTGTGACCATTGTCTGCATCCACTTCGTCCTCCCTCTCATCATAGTCAGTTATTGCTACATGAAAATCTGGATCAAAGTGCTGGCAGCCCGTGACCCAGCTGGACAGAATCCTGACAACCAGTTTGCTGAGGTTCGAAATTTTCTAACCATGTTTGTGATCTTCCTCCTTTTTGCAGTGTGCTGGTGCCCTGTCAATGTGCTCACTGTGTTGGCGGCTGTCATTCCAAAGGAAATGGCAGGCAAGATCCCCAACTGGCTTTATCTTGCAGCCTACTGCATAGCCTACTTCAACAGCTGTCTCAACGCCATCATCTACGGTATCCTCAATGAGAGTTTCCGAAGAGAATACTGGACCATCTTCCATGCTATGCGGCACCCTATCCTGTTCATCTCTCACCTCATCAGTGATATTCGGGAGACTTGGGAGACCCGAGCTCTCACTCGTGCCCGTGTCCGTGCCCGTGATCAAGTCCGAGAGCAAGAGCGTGCTCGTgcctgtgtcactgtggaggggACCCCGAGGAACGTCCGGAATGTTCTACTGCCTGGTGATGCAGCATCTCGCTGCTCTGATCGTGCCTCTGATCGTGCCTCTGTCCGTCCCAAGCCCCAAACCAGGTCTACTTCTGCCTACCGCAAACCTGCCTCTATCCACCACAAGTCTATTTCTGGCCACCCCAAGTCTGCCTCTGTGTACCCTAAGCCAGCCTCCTCTGTCCATTGCAAGCCTGCCTCTGTCCATTTCAAACCTGCCTCTGTTCATTTCAAGGGTGACTCTGTCTATTTCAAGGGAGACAGTGTCCATTACAGGGCTGCTTCCAAACTTGTCACCAGTCACTGTATCTCTGCTGGCCCTTCCACCAGTCACTCTACATCCATGGCTGGCTACATTAAGCCTGGTACCAGCCACCCTGTGACCACCACTGTTGACTATCTCGAACCTGCCACGACCAGCCACTCTGTGCTCACTGCTGTTGACCTCCCTGAGGTCTCAGCCTCCCATTCCCTTGAGATGACCACCACTGGCCACCTCAAACCTAACATTCCTGCCTCCATCCTTCCCACTGTACCCCTTGAGCTTGCTGCCACCCCTCCTGATACCGCTGTAATCCCCATTGCCACTGGCGATTACCGCAAGGTCGTGCTTATTGATGATGATTCTGATGATTCTGATTGTTCTGATGAGATGGCTGTGTGAAAAGGGTCCATTCGAGTTTTCCCTGCTTATGCAGTCCAGAGTGAGATACGTACACATCgacggacacacacagacacggacCCCAGACACAGTGGAAGTTCCATCTACCTTTCAGACATATTCCTCTTTGGCACCCTGTACTCTTGAAAGTGTGTGTATATTCTTGCTATCTTAGAGAACAAATTTCCAAGTGTGATGCCTGTGGTCCTGAGGTCCTAAGCCTCGCTGTccccctttcctgattttctctgcctcctgctttcttctccctttcccaggACTGGGGGAGGAGTGCATGCGCACTGGTCAAGGCTGTCTTGGATAGCTCTGTAATGTGACTGTGACAGCGCAGCTTTATGTTGTGTGTAATCTGTGTTGTACCTTTAATGGCAGTCAGAAAAGGATTGATAATGAAATACAAACACTTGAAATTTGCTTTTCAAGATTCAGTGACAAAATACAATCCCCCTATTTGAAGAACAGAATTAGATAAGTTCTTATTAAAGTTCATTTTAATGCCTGTCAGATCAAGTGGCAAAAGGAATGACATGTCATACCAAGTTGAttctattttgtgtaaatttAAACACTGGTGCtgatttgtatatatttggtTGCAAATGATGAGACATTTTTACCCTGTTTTTGGTCATTTGAGGTTTTCAGGTATTGACCAGCACATTCTTTTATTTCCACAGTATTTTCTTATGATTGGTAACCCCGAGTGTCAATTACAGTTATGTTTACAATATTCTAATTCATAATCACTCTTTTAATCACCATCAGTTTTTACATCTTTTCATCCAGAAGTAAGCACTGGTAGCCAGAAGCAAGTGGAGTAGTAAGACGCCTTGTCCTTGTGACCTTCCTGGTTGGAGGCTGGAGACAAGCAGGAAGAGATGCTAGCACCAGTGAGTCCGATCATGCTTTGCTCAGTGACACAGTGTGAAGCACTTGGTCTCAGGTCAACCCAGACAGTGATTTTCCTTTAGAATTCAAGAACAAACTGccatttaaatgaaatttcaatTACTAATTCAAATTGATACTTTAATCAAAGTTTACTTTACAAAAGCTTGTAAGGAAAACCCGAAATGTATCATACTGCCTTAATTATATTCTGCATTTGTGGTAGCAGTTAAATAAAAGTGGTTCTGTGGCTTTAGTTCTgtgactttttcttcctttggttgCTTAGGGAGGGAAGGGTGTGTGGGGTCTCGGTGGAAGAGTGTTGGCCTGGGGGAACAAGAAGACTGGCTGCAAATTCCAACTGCCACAAGCCTGCATCATCCGGGACCTCTCTTACCTTGGGCAGCGGGGGNNNNNNNNNNNNNNNNNNNNNNNNNNNNNNNNNNNNNNNNNNNNNNNNNNNNNNNNNNNNNNNNNNNNNNNNNNNNNNNNNNNNNNNNNNNNNNNNNNNNNNNNNNNNNNNNNNNNNNNNNNNNNNNNNNNNNNNNNNNNNNNNNNNNNNNNNNNNNNNNNNNNNNNNNNNNNNNNNNNNNNNNNNNNNNNNNNNNNNNNNNNNNNNNNNNNNNNNNNNNNNNNNNNNNNNNNNNNNNNNNNNNNNNNNNNNNNNNNNNNNNNNNNNNNNNNNNNNNNNNNNNNNNNNNNNNNNNNNNNNNNNNNNNNNNNNNNNNNNNNNNNNNNNNNNNNNNNNNNNNNNNNNNNNNNNNNNNNNNNNNNNNNNNNNNNNNNNNNNNNNNNNNNNNNNNNGTGGGGGGGGAGAAAGGGTGTGCCACTGCATACTTGTCGATGTCAGAGGCCAACTTCTaatacatgggttctagggatcaagctcaggtcaaCAGACTTGGCAGGTGTATTCtgtctctgagccatcttaccagaccagctttgtttgtttgtttgtttttgtaaagatATGCCCGtttaacacatgcacatataatggATATACAGAGCAGTGCACATTCATTTGGTCTATTGAGACTTTGGCAGGCTGGGCTCATCTTAGCGATCGATCCCCAACTTTTAGTGGACCTAGTTCTCCACTAGTCTGGCAGGACTGTTGGTCTTAAGGCTGTGTACCTTGCATCCTCACCGACTTTTCTGGTTGTCTGAAATGGATGTTTACTTTACATATGTGCTTATAGACTGGCCTAGAGTCAGTCTTCAACCCTCGTACCCATACCCCATCCCCATCTCACCAAAGGATTGCTAGGAGAGACTGAAAAGAGTATCCAAACTAAAGGTACTGTTGCTCTTAGCTGCTATCCTCCAGGCACTTACCGGGTGCCAGATTccaagaggaaatggaaggggtAAATCCTTTATTACAACAAAGCTTCAAAGTTTGACCTCAAGTGCCCAGCCTTAGCTTTAACTGGGCTAATGGGTGTAGGAAAGCGAAATCCCAGCTCAGCAGGCTGGCCGGTCCTTTGCATAATCACTCACACAAAGCAAATCAGTACACAGCAAGCCCCAAATCCCAGtattccctcttcctttcttgtttcctcGCACACCCGTCTGGCTTGCCACGCCCACCTGGCTCCTACTAGGTGTaaagttgtttctcttctttcaaatgCATGGAGTTTCATTGTTTTGCTGGGACTATGCAAACGCTCCCTTTGGGATTCTCCAGCCTCCCTACCTCCAACCCAGCAGCAGTACTCTGGTTTCCTCTAACAGCCCAAAGTGCTTCCCATCAAGGAATTCTTGCAAGcagatgttttttatttatttccattttgtttgagacatcatctcactatgcagctgggctgtccttgaacttgagattcCAGCTCCCTCACCTAAGCCTCCTTGAAAGCTAAGTGTAAGAGTTTTAGACACACATTACACTCAGCGGAAAGCATGCAACTTGTCCATACCAGATTTCCCTAGATgctaatttttatgtttgtaaagaaaatataatgtatataatgaatACTGTAAAGTGACATCTTGGcaaatttttcctttgtgtgcGTGAGTGTAACAGCAATCTTGTCCTTCCTATAGGCTCCTTTAACCCACTTTTGAGTAATTTACATTCATGTTGCCTATGGTAGAATTTTATTTAGATGGAAACAATGTATTTGTCTGGCCTTTAGTGGTAAAATGTGATAACTTATACACAGTAGAATTTTAACCATTTTAGTGTATAGGTCAGTGGCTTTAACTGGATTCTGAATATTGTTCAATGACTGAAACTATTGATTTACATAAGCTCTTCACCTTCCCAAGCTGAAACTCTGTGTCTGTGGTCCAGCCACATTAACGCAACACACAGGCTTCAGAGCCTAACTTCCTAACATTGAACATGTTTTTGGAGAAACCGAGAAAAACTTAATAAAAGACATATGATTGATATGTGAGGGGATAAGACAACGCATCATGAAATGCTTAGctaaaacaaggaaggaaaagaatcaaCCCCAAAACAAAGCGCCATAACAGATAGAATAGAATTGTAAAAATGGGTATATTGAAGCAGCCTGAGACTCTTGCTAGATGTGGTGGGATGTACctgcagtactcaggagactgaggcagtatGATTGCTGCGAGTTCAAGGCTAGAGTGGCCTACAAAGAGAGTTCCCAGATAGCTTGGGCTACAATGTAAGAAGACtgtgtttaaaaattttaaaagtcaacacAATGACAGATTAAAAAAACCAAGAGTTACATATGTTCTCTATAAGAAACACATTAACATCATTTATAAAGCCTCAGCCAGATTAGAAATAAAGGGATAGAAAAAGACCCACCATGCTATTGCTAACTGAAAGAAAACTGCCAACACCTGTAACAGTTTCAGACAAGAAAAATCATTAGGTGTGAAGAACAGCATTGTATAATGGTGTAATAATAGGAATAAATAATAATCCTTAAAATTGATGCTTCAAAAAGCACACTGTCAAAATATGTGAATTGAAAAATGACTGCTAGAACTGCAAGGAGGAAGAACCAAATTCAAAAAATATAGTTGATGACTTCAACAGCCCTGTATCAGTAACTGACAGATTCATCAACTGAGAGATCAGATCTGTAAGGATGTGGTGGAAATGAGCAGTGCTGTCAATCAAGTGTGTCTAACTGACACTTCTGCAGTACTTCCTTCAATGAAGGCAGAAAATATCCTTTGGAAGCTTATGTGTCAGATACACTATTACGTTCATGGTGAAGAAAATATACCTTAATgagtttaaaggaaaacaaatcatAGATAAGCATCGTCTCAAATCATGACAAAGTTATGGTAGAAATCAATAACAGGAAGATAGAGAGCCCAAAACTGCCTGGAGATTAAGCAATGTCTAAATAATTCACagacaaaaagttttttttttttctgagacagggtgtctggctgtcctggattataatctgtagaccaggctagccttgaactcagagatccacctgtctctgccttgctaGTGCTCGGATtgaaggtgtgtatcaccaccaACCAGTATCAAACAAGAAAGTCTTAATAGACATTTtaagatattttgaaatatacgaAAAAATGTGAATACAACTGCAAAAGTTTGGAAATACAGTGAAAGGCATACTTACAAAAGAATTTTCAGGCTTGCATATGTCTATTAGGAAATGAAATCTAAGATGAGTAAGTTTCATAAGCCTAAAGTGGgtggaaaaaagaataaaaataaagtacaaataaGTCTCATAAAAACTgggcttctgggttaataaccatttatcagagagtgcatgccatgtgtgttcttttgtgattaggttacctcactcaggatgatagtctccagatccatccatttccctaagaatttcataaattcatttttttaataactgagtagtagtccattctgtaaatgtaccacattttctgtatccattcctctgttgagggacatctgggttctttccagtttctggctgttataaataaggctgctatgaatatgatggagcatatgtccttgttacatgtcggagcatcttctggatatatgcccaggagtggtatagctgggtcctgtggtagtactatgtccaatttcctgaggaaccgccaaactgatttccagagtagttgtaccagcttgcaatcccaccagcaacgaaggagtgttctttgatccttcttagaagggggaacaaaatacccatggaaggagctgcagagacaaag from the Mastomys coucha isolate ucsf_1 chromosome X, UCSF_Mcou_1, whole genome shotgun sequence genome contains:
- the Gpr50 gene encoding melatonin-related receptor isoform X2 → MATVPKNNMGPTKAVPTPFGCIGCKLPKPDYPPALILFVFCAMVITVVVDLVGNSMVILAVTKNKKLRNSGNIFVVSLSVADMLVAIYPYPLMLYAMSVGGWDLSQLQCQMVGLVTGLSVVGSIFNITAIAINRYCYICHSLQYKRIFSLRNTCIYLVVTWVMTVLAVLPNMYIGTIEYDPRTYTCIFNYANNPAFTVTIVCIHFVLPLIIVSYCYMKIWIKVLAARDPAGQNPDNQFAEPTA
- the Gpr50 gene encoding melatonin-related receptor isoform X1; protein product: MATVPKNNMGPTKAVPTPFGCIGCKLPKPDYPPALILFVFCAMVITVVVDLVGNSMVILAVTKNKKLRNSGNIFVVSLSVADMLVAIYPYPLMLYAMSVGGWDLSQLQCQMVGLVTGLSVVGSIFNITAIAINRYCYICHSLQYKRIFSLRNTCIYLVVTWVMTVLAVLPNMYIGTIEYDPRTYTCIFNYANNPAFTVTIVCIHFVLPLIIVSYCYMKIWIKVLAARDPAGQNPDNQFAEVRNFLTMFVIFLLFAVCWCPVNVLTVLAAVIPKEMAGKIPNWLYLAAYCIAYFNSCLNAIIYGILNESFRREYWTIFHAMRHPILFISHLISDIRETWETRALTRARVRARDQVREQERARACVTVEGTPRNVRNVLLPGDAASRCSDRASDRASVRPKPQTRSTSAYRKPASIHHKSISGHPKSASVYPKPASSVHCKPASVHFKPASVHFKGDSVYFKGDSVHYRAASKLVTSHCISAGPSTSHSTSMAGYIKPGTSHPVTTTVDYLEPATTSHSVLTAVDLPEVSASHSLEMTTTGHLKPNIPASILPTVPLELAATPPDTAVIPIATGDYRKVVLIDDDSDDSDCSDEMAV